From a single Nocardioides panacis genomic region:
- a CDS encoding rolling circle replication-associated protein, whose amino-acid sequence MLDASSVVREPSVRSGWLLTLCPAAAEGGGCFVPSRRRSPSRGGPADPERSRAEAARRARGRLRRYCAANRLNRLGTLTYRGAGCHDPAQVRADLGVFFRRLRTALGGEPFPYVWVPEWHPGGHGLHAHFAVGKFVRQSLIRDAWGHGFVSIKLLSDLPVGSGRLEEARKAAGYLSKYVGKSFTDERVRHLKRYDVAEGFQPERVQVWGDSVDEVIGGASRMLGGLAPSQQWFSSEQEGWQGPPALWVQW is encoded by the coding sequence ATGCTCGATGCTTCTTCTGTTGTCCGTGAACCCTCTGTCCGGTCTGGATGGTTGCTCACGCTGTGCCCTGCCGCTGCCGAGGGCGGGGGCTGCTTCGTCCCGTCGCGACGTCGCTCACCGTCTCGGGGCGGCCCTGCTGACCCGGAACGGTCACGAGCTGAGGCCGCGCGTCGGGCTCGGGGACGGCTGCGCCGCTACTGCGCGGCCAACAGGCTGAATCGTCTGGGCACGCTGACCTACCGGGGTGCGGGCTGTCATGACCCCGCCCAGGTGCGGGCGGACCTGGGGGTGTTCTTCCGTCGGCTGCGCACCGCGCTTGGCGGTGAGCCCTTTCCGTACGTGTGGGTGCCTGAGTGGCACCCCGGCGGCCATGGGCTGCATGCGCACTTCGCGGTGGGCAAGTTCGTCCGGCAGAGCCTGATCCGCGATGCCTGGGGCCACGGGTTCGTGAGCATCAAACTGCTCTCCGACCTGCCCGTGGGCTCGGGTCGGCTGGAAGAGGCACGCAAGGCTGCGGGTTACCTGTCGAAGTACGTCGGAAAGTCGTTCACCGACGAGCGGGTGCGCCACCTCAAGCGTTATGACGTGGCGGAAGGCTTTCAGCCGGAGCGGGTTCAGGTGTGGGGGGACTCGGTTGACGAGGTCATCGGTGGCGCGTCACGGATGCTCGGAGGCCTCGCCCCGTCGCAGCAGTGGTTCTCCTCGGAGCAAGAGGGTTGGCAAGGTCCCCCAGCGCTGTGGGTGCAGTGGTGA
- a CDS encoding recombinase family protein, with translation MRTPVAAAIYTRISSDVEGLGLGVTRQREDCEKLAASLGWGVADVYSDNDVSAYSGKRRPEYERMLSDLADGHIDGVLVYHIDRLTRRPIELEEFVQAVDAAKVKHVRFVTGDADISTGDGLLVARMLSAVAASESATKSRRVRRKQEQNAAAGKPHKGSTRPFGYESDHLTVRAEEAEVYRQAVARFLAGESTRSIASWLNAQEVPTVKGGTWGTPTLKGMLVNPRYAGLLVHSGDVVGAGTWEPIISEDDHRRVLAKFAQRMNSGRRAPQRYLLSGMTRCGKCGNTMYSASRIDTRRYECRSGPDHGGCGKSTVIADPVERLVADFVLYRLDSAELADTLRGKSSADARTSELSAVVDQASEQLQELAAAYGMRDIKMTEWMTAKKPIEQRLENAQRQLAQVTHSTALIGLVGNGEELGRTWGALNLDRQHAIVEALVDHVLIGPGTPGVARFDPARVSVVWRH, from the coding sequence ATGAGAACACCGGTCGCGGCAGCGATCTACACCCGAATCTCCAGCGACGTCGAGGGTCTCGGCCTGGGCGTGACCCGCCAACGCGAGGACTGCGAGAAGTTGGCCGCATCCCTGGGCTGGGGCGTGGCCGACGTGTACTCCGACAACGACGTGTCGGCCTACTCGGGCAAGCGTCGCCCGGAGTACGAGCGGATGCTCAGTGACCTGGCGGACGGGCACATCGACGGCGTGCTGGTCTACCACATCGACCGGCTGACCCGGCGACCGATCGAGTTGGAGGAGTTCGTCCAGGCGGTCGACGCCGCCAAGGTCAAGCACGTGCGGTTCGTGACCGGTGATGCCGACATCAGCACCGGCGACGGCCTGCTGGTCGCGCGGATGCTCTCAGCGGTCGCGGCCTCGGAGTCCGCGACGAAGTCCCGGCGGGTGCGTCGCAAGCAGGAGCAGAACGCGGCAGCGGGCAAGCCCCACAAGGGATCGACGCGCCCCTTCGGCTACGAGTCGGACCACCTGACCGTCCGGGCCGAGGAGGCCGAGGTCTACCGGCAGGCCGTCGCCCGGTTCCTCGCCGGAGAGTCGACCCGCTCGATCGCGTCCTGGCTCAACGCCCAGGAGGTCCCGACCGTCAAGGGTGGGACCTGGGGAACACCCACCCTCAAGGGGATGCTGGTCAACCCCCGCTACGCCGGACTCCTGGTGCACAGTGGCGATGTGGTGGGGGCCGGGACGTGGGAGCCGATCATCAGCGAGGACGACCACCGCCGGGTGCTGGCCAAGTTCGCCCAGCGCATGAACAGCGGACGCCGTGCACCGCAGCGGTATCTCCTGAGCGGCATGACCCGCTGCGGCAAGTGCGGCAACACCATGTACTCCGCCTCCCGCATCGATACCCGACGCTATGAGTGCCGCAGCGGCCCGGACCATGGCGGGTGCGGGAAGTCGACGGTGATCGCCGACCCGGTCGAGCGTCTGGTGGCCGACTTCGTGCTCTACCGACTCGACTCCGCGGAGTTGGCTGACACACTGCGCGGCAAGTCCAGCGCTGATGCCCGCACCAGCGAGTTGAGCGCGGTGGTGGACCAGGCGAGCGAGCAGCTGCAGGAACTCGCAGCGGCCTACGGCATGCGTGACATCAAGATGACCGAGTGGATGACCGCCAAGAAGCCGATCGAGCAGCGGCTCGAGAACGCCCAGCGGCAACTCGCCCAGGTCACCCACTCCACCGCGCTGATCGGGCTGGTCGGCAACGGTGAGGAACTAGGCCGCACCTGGGGCGCTCTGAACCTCGACCGGCAGCACGCGATCGTCGAGGCCCTGGTCGACCACGTCCTGATCGGACCCGGCACCCCCGGAGTCGCCCGCTTCGACCCCGCCCGCGTGAGCGTCGTGTGGCGCCACTGA
- a CDS encoding glycoside hydrolase family 3 C-terminal domain-containing protein: MSGHRDIEKILAELTLEEKASLCLGSDFWHTAPVERLDIPALMVTDGPHGLRKQPAEADHAGIGGSNPATCYPTASALASSWNVPLARRVGEALGVETQAEEVAVLLGPGVNIKRSPLCGRNFEYFSEDPALSGALGTAFVQGVQSQGVGTSVKHFAANNQETDRVRVSADVDERTLREIYLPAFEQIVKEAQPWTVMCSYNRLNGTHTSQDPWLLTTVLRDEWGFDGVVVSDWGAVHDRVAAVAAGLDLEMPPQLGWSDVAIVEAVRSGDLDEAVLDVAVARMLRLVDSATTEARPGTTVDYEAHHALARVAAREGAVLLKNDGGVLPLALSSGQTVAVLGEFARTPRYQGAGSSQVNPTRLDVPLDELRAAVPDGVEVTFDPGTGEEAVALAGAADVVVLFLGLAAEDESEGFDRAHMDLPAEQVDLLHRVAAVNDRVVVVLANGSAVLTAGWEQDAGAILECWLSGQAAGGAVADLLLGAANPSGRLAETIPVSLEDTTAYLNFPGDSGHVRYGEGIFVGYRGHDAKKQVVSYPFGHGLSYTTFAYDAPTVDVAGSHAGGDLTVTVTCRVTNTGDRAGQEVVQLYVEDVDASVARPVRELKGFTKLDLAPGESADAVLELASRDFSFWSETVRDWVLEAGEFVLHVGASSRDLRGSVTVQVDAPRVAAPLGPMSSLEEWLADPDGRAALAEAVGTDEEGRFTGTLGDAQMLTIIGNFPMQALAGFGNVPIDRPQLAAMVERLA, from the coding sequence ATGAGCGGACACCGTGACATCGAGAAGATCCTGGCCGAGCTGACCCTCGAGGAGAAGGCGTCGTTGTGCCTGGGCTCGGACTTCTGGCACACCGCCCCGGTGGAGCGTCTCGACATCCCCGCGCTGATGGTCACCGACGGTCCGCACGGCCTCCGCAAGCAGCCGGCCGAGGCGGACCACGCGGGCATCGGCGGCAGCAACCCGGCGACCTGCTACCCGACCGCGTCCGCGCTCGCCTCGTCGTGGAACGTGCCGCTGGCCCGCCGGGTCGGCGAGGCGCTGGGCGTCGAGACCCAGGCCGAGGAGGTCGCGGTGCTCCTCGGGCCCGGCGTCAACATCAAGCGGTCGCCGCTCTGCGGCCGCAACTTCGAGTACTTCTCCGAGGACCCGGCGCTGTCCGGAGCCCTGGGTACGGCGTTCGTGCAGGGCGTGCAGAGCCAGGGCGTCGGCACCTCGGTCAAGCACTTCGCCGCCAACAACCAGGAGACCGACCGGGTCCGGGTCAGCGCGGACGTGGACGAGCGCACGCTGCGCGAGATCTACCTGCCGGCGTTCGAGCAGATCGTGAAGGAGGCGCAGCCGTGGACGGTGATGTGCTCCTACAACCGGCTCAACGGCACGCACACCTCGCAGGACCCCTGGCTGCTGACCACCGTGCTGCGCGACGAGTGGGGCTTCGACGGCGTCGTGGTCTCCGACTGGGGCGCCGTGCACGACCGGGTCGCGGCCGTCGCCGCCGGGCTCGACCTGGAGATGCCGCCGCAGCTCGGGTGGAGCGACGTCGCGATCGTGGAGGCCGTGCGGTCCGGTGACCTCGACGAGGCGGTGCTCGACGTGGCCGTCGCCCGGATGCTGCGGCTGGTGGACAGCGCCACCACAGAGGCGCGGCCCGGCACGACCGTCGACTACGAGGCGCACCACGCCCTGGCCCGGGTGGCCGCCCGCGAGGGCGCGGTGCTGCTCAAGAACGACGGCGGCGTGCTGCCGCTGGCCCTGTCCTCGGGCCAGACCGTCGCGGTGCTCGGCGAGTTCGCCCGCACCCCGCGCTACCAGGGCGCCGGCAGCTCGCAGGTCAACCCGACCCGGCTCGACGTGCCGCTCGACGAGCTGCGGGCCGCCGTACCGGACGGGGTGGAGGTCACCTTCGACCCCGGCACCGGGGAGGAGGCCGTCGCCCTGGCCGGCGCCGCCGACGTGGTCGTGCTGTTCCTGGGGCTGGCGGCCGAGGACGAGTCCGAGGGCTTCGACCGCGCGCACATGGACCTGCCGGCCGAGCAGGTCGACCTGCTGCACCGGGTGGCTGCCGTCAACGACCGGGTGGTCGTGGTGCTCGCCAACGGCTCGGCCGTGCTGACGGCGGGCTGGGAGCAGGACGCCGGCGCGATCCTGGAGTGCTGGCTGTCCGGTCAGGCGGCCGGGGGAGCGGTCGCCGACCTGCTGCTCGGAGCGGCCAACCCGAGCGGCCGGCTCGCGGAGACCATCCCCGTGTCTCTGGAGGACACCACCGCCTACCTCAACTTCCCGGGCGACTCGGGCCACGTGCGCTACGGCGAAGGGATCTTCGTGGGCTACCGCGGCCACGACGCCAAGAAGCAGGTGGTGAGCTACCCGTTCGGGCACGGCCTGTCCTACACGACCTTCGCCTACGACGCCCCCACCGTGGACGTCGCCGGGAGCCACGCGGGAGGAGACCTCACGGTCACCGTCACCTGCCGGGTCACGAACACCGGGGACCGGGCCGGCCAGGAGGTCGTCCAGCTGTACGTCGAGGACGTGGACGCCTCGGTCGCCCGGCCGGTCCGGGAGCTGAAGGGGTTCACCAAGCTGGACCTGGCGCCGGGGGAGTCCGCGGACGCCGTGCTGGAGCTGGCCTCGCGGGACTTCTCGTTCTGGTCCGAGACGGTGCGCGACTGGGTGCTGGAGGCCGGCGAGTTCGTGCTGCACGTCGGGGCGTCGTCACGGGACCTCCGGGGCAGCGTCACCGTGCAGGTGGACGCGCCGCGGGTCGCGGCCCCGCTCGGGCCGATGTCCTCGCTGGAGGAGTGGCTGGCCGACCCGGACGGCCGGGCGGCCCTCGCCGAGGCCGTCGGCACCGACGAGGAGGGCCGCTTCACCGGCACCCTCGGCGACGCGCAGATGCTGACGATCATCGGCAACTTCCCGATGCAGGCGCTGGCCGGGTTCGGGAACGTCCCGATCGACCGGCCGCAGCTCGCCGCGATGGTCGAGCGCCTGGCGTGA
- the gabT gene encoding 4-aminobutyrate--2-oxoglutarate transaminase encodes MTETASGPGGPTLPQERRLVTEVPGPRSREKLERRARHVARGVGTTLPVFVEAAGGGVLVDADGNSLIDLASGIAVASVGNAAPHVVDRVVEQVQAFTHTCFMVTPYDVYVDVCELLAELTPGDHEKRSALLNSGAEAVENAVKIARAHTGRDAVAVVDHAYHGRTNLTMAMTSKSMPYKHGFGPFAGEVYRAPMSYPFREPVLADGPISGEAAADRAIDVLEKQVGATNLSCLVIEPILGEGGFVVPAPGFLPRLKAWTEAHGIVFVADEIQTGFCRTGDWFACEHEGVVPDLVTTAKGIAGGFPLAAVTGRAEIMDSVHVGGLGGTYGGNPVACAAALGSIQTMRELDLASRAREIGTLIHASLTAIADKHASVGDIRGRGAMMAVEIVGAGGKVPDAARAGAISAYCHSQGVVTLTCGTYGNVLRFLPPLVTSDALLTEAFGVVSAAFDATA; translated from the coding sequence GTGACCGAGACAGCCAGCGGCCCCGGCGGCCCGACCCTCCCCCAGGAACGACGACTCGTCACCGAGGTCCCGGGGCCCCGCTCCCGCGAGAAGCTCGAGCGGCGCGCCCGGCACGTCGCCCGCGGCGTTGGCACCACGCTGCCGGTGTTCGTCGAGGCGGCCGGAGGCGGCGTGCTCGTCGACGCCGACGGCAACTCGCTGATCGACCTGGCCTCCGGCATCGCGGTGGCCAGCGTCGGCAACGCCGCCCCGCACGTCGTGGACCGGGTCGTCGAGCAGGTGCAGGCGTTCACCCACACCTGCTTCATGGTCACGCCGTACGACGTCTACGTCGACGTCTGCGAGTTGCTCGCCGAGCTCACGCCCGGCGACCACGAGAAGCGGTCCGCGCTGCTGAACAGCGGCGCCGAGGCGGTCGAGAACGCCGTGAAGATCGCCCGCGCGCACACCGGCCGGGACGCGGTGGCCGTGGTCGACCACGCCTACCACGGCCGCACCAACCTGACGATGGCGATGACCTCGAAGTCGATGCCCTACAAGCACGGGTTCGGCCCGTTCGCCGGCGAGGTCTACCGCGCCCCGATGTCCTACCCGTTCCGCGAGCCGGTGCTGGCCGACGGCCCGATCAGCGGCGAGGCGGCCGCCGACCGGGCGATCGACGTGCTTGAGAAGCAGGTGGGGGCCACCAACCTCTCCTGCCTGGTGATCGAGCCGATCCTCGGCGAGGGCGGGTTCGTGGTGCCGGCGCCGGGGTTCCTGCCGCGGCTGAAGGCGTGGACCGAGGCGCACGGCATCGTGTTCGTGGCCGACGAGATCCAGACCGGCTTCTGCCGGACCGGCGACTGGTTCGCCTGCGAGCACGAGGGCGTGGTGCCCGACCTGGTCACCACCGCGAAGGGCATCGCCGGCGGCTTCCCCCTGGCCGCGGTCACCGGGCGCGCGGAGATCATGGACTCCGTGCACGTGGGCGGCCTGGGCGGGACGTACGGCGGCAACCCGGTCGCGTGCGCCGCGGCGCTCGGCTCGATCCAGACGATGCGCGAGCTCGACCTCGCGTCGCGCGCCCGGGAGATCGGGACCCTGATCCACGCGAGCCTGACCGCGATCGCCGACAAGCACGCGAGCGTCGGCGACATCCGAGGCCGCGGCGCGATGATGGCCGTCGAGATCGTCGGCGCGGGCGGCAAGGTCCCTGACGCCGCCCGCGCCGGTGCCATCTCGGCGTACTGCCACTCCCAGGGCGTGGTCACGCTGACCTGCGGCACCTACGGCAACGTGCTGCGCTTCCTGCCGCCGCTGGTGACCTCGGACGCGCTGCTCACCGAGGCGTTCGGGGTGGTGTCCGCCGCGTTCGACGCGACCGCGTGA
- the dxr gene encoding 1-deoxy-D-xylulose-5-phosphate reductoisomerase yields MSSRRDVVLLGSTGSIGTQALDIVRANPDRFRVVALTAGGSQPDLFRAQVEEFSPAFAELGEEASSRAAGMECDVVLNGITGAVGLRPTLAALDAGNTLALANKESLIIGGPVVTSRARPGQIVPVDSEHSALAQCLRGGRADEVRRLVLTASGGPFRGRGRDELHDVTPDQALAHPTWSMGPFVTINSATLVNKGLEVIEAHLLFGIPFDRIDVVVHPTSVVHSMVEFTDGSTLAQASPPSMMIPIALGLGWPDRVPDAAPGMDWSVPQTWDFSPLDDEAFPAVRLARRAGTLGGTAPAVYNAANEVCVQAFLDGEMRFTDIVPTIERVLSAHDVPSEQTDLTVDDVLAADAWARGQAGHSVKGPTR; encoded by the coding sequence GTGAGCTCCCGTCGTGACGTCGTCCTGCTCGGCTCGACCGGGTCCATCGGCACCCAGGCCCTGGACATCGTCCGGGCGAACCCGGACCGGTTCCGGGTCGTCGCGCTGACCGCGGGCGGCTCGCAGCCCGACCTGTTCCGCGCGCAGGTCGAGGAGTTCTCCCCGGCGTTCGCCGAGCTCGGCGAGGAGGCCTCCTCGCGGGCAGCCGGCATGGAGTGCGACGTGGTGCTCAACGGCATCACCGGCGCAGTCGGGCTGCGGCCCACGCTCGCGGCGCTGGACGCCGGCAACACCCTGGCGCTGGCCAACAAGGAGTCGCTGATCATCGGCGGTCCGGTGGTCACCTCCCGTGCCCGGCCCGGGCAGATCGTGCCGGTCGACTCCGAGCACAGCGCGCTGGCCCAGTGCCTGCGCGGCGGCCGCGCCGACGAGGTGCGCCGGCTGGTGCTCACCGCCAGCGGTGGCCCGTTCCGCGGCCGCGGACGCGACGAGCTGCACGACGTGACCCCGGACCAGGCGCTGGCGCACCCGACCTGGTCGATGGGCCCGTTCGTGACGATCAACTCCGCGACCCTGGTGAACAAGGGCCTGGAGGTGATCGAGGCGCACCTGCTGTTCGGGATCCCGTTCGACCGGATCGACGTCGTCGTGCACCCCACCTCGGTGGTGCACTCGATGGTGGAGTTCACCGACGGCTCCACGCTCGCGCAGGCCTCCCCGCCCTCGATGATGATCCCGATCGCGCTCGGTCTCGGCTGGCCGGACCGCGTCCCGGACGCGGCCCCCGGCATGGACTGGAGCGTCCCGCAGACCTGGGACTTCTCGCCGCTCGACGACGAGGCGTTCCCGGCGGTCCGGCTGGCCCGCCGGGCCGGCACGCTCGGCGGCACCGCGCCGGCGGTCTACAACGCCGCCAACGAGGTGTGCGTGCAGGCCTTCCTCGACGGTGAGATGCGGTTCACCGACATCGTGCCCACCATCGAGCGTGTGCTGTCCGCCCACGACGTACCCTCGGAGCAGACGGATCTCACCGTCGACGACGTGCTCGCGGCCGATGCGTGGGCGCGCGGCCAGGCAGGACACAGCGTGAAGGGCCCCACTCGATGA
- a CDS encoding M50 family metallopeptidase produces the protein MTVLMYTVGVLLFVFGVAASIGLHECGHMYPAKKFGVKVTQYFIGFGRTVWSRRRGETEYGVKAVPLGGYVKLVGMLPPGPDDDPGTVRKSNTGMFAQIISDARSAEYELVEEGDEDRLFYKLPWWKKVVVMAGGPMVNIVLAFLLFAVVFMGHGVRTATTTVDSVSQCVIAVTKANATGPVRACTPADPVAPAKAAGLRPGDEIVGFNGKPVPDWQALQTAIRGNGDGAAALVVRRDGRDVTLTTKTTVSPRVDVNDPQRITKAGFLGVSPTVVLERQGPGFVLSTMANGTWETAKALGTMPVKLYHVGRAALGLEQRDQNGPMSVVGAGRVAGEMASAPTVPLSERFFSLLLLLAGLNLFLGMFNFVPLLPLDGGHIAGALYEGARRGVARLRRRPDPGFVDVARLLPVAYVMAGVILVMSVVLIYADIVAPVSFS, from the coding sequence ATGACCGTGCTGATGTACACCGTCGGCGTGCTGCTGTTCGTGTTCGGGGTGGCCGCCTCCATCGGGCTGCACGAGTGCGGGCACATGTACCCGGCCAAGAAGTTCGGGGTGAAGGTGACCCAGTACTTCATCGGGTTCGGACGCACGGTGTGGTCGCGCCGCCGCGGCGAGACGGAGTACGGCGTCAAGGCGGTGCCGCTGGGCGGCTACGTCAAGCTCGTCGGGATGCTGCCGCCCGGGCCGGACGACGACCCCGGCACGGTGCGCAAGTCCAACACCGGGATGTTCGCCCAGATCATCAGCGACGCCCGCTCCGCGGAGTACGAGCTGGTCGAGGAGGGCGACGAGGACCGGCTGTTCTACAAGCTGCCCTGGTGGAAGAAGGTCGTCGTGATGGCCGGCGGGCCGATGGTGAACATCGTGCTGGCCTTCCTGCTCTTCGCGGTGGTCTTCATGGGCCACGGCGTCCGCACCGCCACCACCACCGTCGACAGCGTCTCCCAGTGCGTCATCGCGGTCACCAAGGCCAACGCCACCGGTCCGGTGCGCGCCTGCACCCCGGCCGATCCGGTCGCCCCCGCCAAGGCCGCCGGCCTCAGGCCCGGCGACGAGATCGTCGGGTTCAACGGCAAGCCGGTCCCGGACTGGCAGGCCCTGCAGACCGCGATCCGCGGCAACGGCGACGGCGCCGCCGCCCTCGTCGTACGCCGGGACGGGCGCGACGTCACGCTCACCACCAAGACCACCGTCTCGCCCCGCGTCGACGTGAACGACCCGCAGCGGATCACCAAGGCCGGGTTCCTGGGCGTCAGCCCGACGGTCGTCCTCGAGCGCCAGGGCCCCGGGTTCGTGCTGAGCACGATGGCCAACGGCACCTGGGAGACCGCCAAGGCGCTCGGCACCATGCCGGTGAAGCTCTACCACGTCGGCCGCGCGGCGCTCGGGCTCGAGCAGCGCGACCAGAACGGCCCGATGAGCGTCGTCGGCGCCGGCCGGGTCGCCGGCGAGATGGCCTCGGCGCCCACGGTCCCGCTCTCCGAGCGGTTCTTCTCCCTGCTGCTCCTGCTCGCCGGCCTGAACCTGTTCCTGGGGATGTTCAACTTCGTCCCGCTGCTCCCGCTCGACGGCGGGCACATCGCCGGCGCGCTCTACGAAGGGGCCCGCCGCGGCGTCGCGAGGCTGCGCCGTCGCCCCGACCCCGGCTTCGTCGACGTGGCCCGGCTGCTGCCGGTCGCCTACGTGATGGCCGGGGTGATCCTGGTGATGAGCGTGGTGCTGATCTACGCCGACATCGTGGCCCCCGTCAGCTTCAGCTAG
- a CDS encoding response regulator produces MTVRVLVVEDEELSAQAHAAYVRRTAGFELAGVARSSVEAVRVLRSVPVDLVLLDMHLPDGHGLALLQGMRAEGFLCDVIAVTAARDVEVVKRAVSQGVVLYLLKPFTYAGFRTKLDQYADYRARLTAAESDVGQQDVDEMLGVLRTTPQRTTVPKGMSVDTLREVTVALRDGVGRSASELAAAIGTSRVTARRYLEYLAAEDVVERSVRYGGSGRPEVEYRWTGA; encoded by the coding sequence ATGACGGTCCGGGTGCTGGTGGTCGAGGACGAGGAGCTCTCCGCGCAGGCGCATGCCGCCTACGTCCGTCGTACCGCGGGGTTCGAGCTGGCCGGCGTCGCGCGCTCGTCGGTCGAGGCGGTCCGGGTGCTGCGCAGCGTGCCCGTCGACCTGGTGCTGCTGGACATGCACCTGCCCGACGGCCACGGCCTGGCGCTGCTGCAGGGCATGCGCGCCGAGGGGTTCCTCTGCGACGTGATCGCGGTGACCGCGGCGCGCGACGTGGAGGTGGTGAAGCGGGCGGTGTCGCAGGGCGTGGTGCTCTACCTGCTCAAGCCGTTCACCTACGCGGGGTTCCGCACCAAGCTCGACCAGTACGCCGACTACCGGGCCCGGCTGACCGCCGCGGAGAGCGACGTCGGGCAGCAGGACGTGGACGAGATGCTCGGCGTCCTGCGCACCACCCCGCAGCGCACCACGGTGCCCAAGGGGATGAGCGTGGACACCCTGCGGGAGGTCACCGTCGCCCTGCGGGACGGGGTGGGCCGCTCGGCCTCGGAGCTGGCCGCGGCCATCGGCACCTCCCGGGTGACCGCCCGCCGCTACCTGGAGTACCTCGCCGCCGAGGACGTCGTGGAGCGGTCCGTGCGGTACGGCGGCAGCGGCCGTCCCGAGGTGGAGTACCGCTGGACCGGCGCCTGA
- a CDS encoding ATP-binding protein: MSPRRSTVARQILVLQVLVVVVVVVGAVTLAYYDARRSQIAGARDRALAVAVSVADTPQVREALRTGSPSDTIQPFAEDVRRDSHTDFVVVMALDRTRYSHPDPAQIGKPFIGDLGTAPAGRAFTQEYTGTLGPSMRAVVPVFADGSGAAGGRVVALVSVGITMQRIQDALADRLPTIALAAALVLGTGLLGAWLISRRLRRQTHGLGEGEITRMYEYYDAVLHAVREGLLLVDTEDRVQLLNDEAKRLLDLDDSAVGRPVADLGFPESLTRAVLATDSRPDEIHLVDDAVLVVNTAPARWQGREVGTVVTLRDHTEIQAVAGELDTVRGLAESLRSQNHEAANRLHTVVSLVEMGRTEEALDFATEELEVAQLLTDRVVGSVSDPVVSALLLGKTAQAAERGVQLRIDDRTDLSALPIEQRDAVTILGNLVDNALDAVSERADRVVVVQLQGSAAGLTVRVSDSGAGVPAGLDEQVFRRGWSTKTSDGPVGRGLGLALVVQAVRKYDGRIGVTTSDLGGASFLVEIGETA; encoded by the coding sequence GTGTCCCCGCGCCGCAGCACCGTCGCCCGCCAGATCCTGGTGCTGCAGGTGCTCGTCGTCGTGGTGGTCGTCGTGGGGGCGGTGACGCTGGCCTACTACGACGCGCGGCGCAGCCAGATCGCGGGTGCCCGCGACCGGGCGCTCGCCGTCGCGGTGTCGGTGGCCGACACCCCGCAGGTCCGCGAGGCGTTGCGGACCGGGTCGCCGTCGGACACCATCCAGCCCTTCGCCGAGGACGTACGGCGCGACTCGCACACCGACTTCGTGGTGGTGATGGCCCTGGACCGCACCCGCTACTCGCACCCGGACCCCGCGCAGATCGGCAAGCCGTTCATCGGGGACCTGGGCACCGCACCGGCGGGCCGGGCCTTCACCCAGGAGTACACCGGCACGCTCGGCCCCTCGATGCGGGCGGTGGTCCCGGTGTTCGCGGACGGCTCGGGCGCGGCCGGGGGCCGGGTGGTCGCGCTGGTCTCGGTGGGCATCACCATGCAGCGGATCCAGGACGCGCTCGCCGACCGGCTGCCCACCATCGCGCTGGCGGCCGCGCTGGTCCTGGGCACCGGCCTGCTCGGCGCCTGGCTGATCAGCCGCCGGCTGAGACGACAGACGCACGGCCTCGGCGAGGGTGAGATCACCCGGATGTACGAGTACTACGACGCCGTGCTGCACGCCGTGCGCGAGGGGCTCCTGCTCGTCGACACCGAGGACCGCGTCCAGCTGCTCAACGACGAGGCCAAGCGGCTGCTCGACCTCGACGACAGCGCGGTCGGACGGCCCGTCGCGGACCTGGGGTTCCCCGAATCGCTGACCCGCGCGGTGCTGGCGACCGACTCGCGGCCCGACGAGATCCACCTGGTCGACGACGCCGTGCTGGTGGTGAACACCGCTCCGGCCCGCTGGCAGGGCCGCGAGGTCGGCACCGTGGTGACGCTGCGCGACCACACCGAGATCCAGGCGGTCGCCGGCGAGCTCGACACCGTCCGGGGGCTCGCCGAGTCGCTGCGCTCGCAGAACCACGAGGCCGCCAACCGGCTGCACACGGTGGTGTCGCTGGTCGAGATGGGCCGGACCGAGGAGGCGCTGGACTTCGCCACCGAGGAGCTCGAGGTCGCCCAGCTGCTCACCGACCGGGTGGTCGGGTCGGTGTCGGACCCGGTGGTGTCCGCGCTGCTGCTGGGCAAGACCGCGCAGGCCGCCGAGCGCGGGGTGCAGCTGCGCATCGACGACCGCACCGACCTCTCCGCGCTACCCATCGAGCAGCGCGACGCGGTCACGATCCTCGGCAACCTGGTCGACAACGCGCTCGACGCGGTGAGCGAGCGGGCCGACCGGGTGGTCGTGGTCCAGCTGCAGGGGTCGGCGGCCGGGCTGACCGTGCGGGTCTCCGACTCGGGCGCCGGAGTGCCCGCCGGGCTCGACGAGCAGGTGTTCCGCCGCGGCTGGTCGACGAAGACCTCCGACGGCCCGGTCGGTCGCGGCCTCGGGCTGGCGCTGGTGGTCCAGGCCGTCCGCAAGTACGACGGGCGCATCGGCGTGACCACCTCCGACCTGGGCGGCGCGTCGTTCCTCGTCGAGATCGGGGAGACCGCATGA